The region CAGTATGTACTGCCCTTTATCAACTTCCGAAAGATTATCTACAAAAGTAATTATACGTCGATGAACGTTTGTTTTTATCTTTACTTCTGAATTACTGATTCTAATACCATATCAATGTTCACAGAGATCAACAACAACTCACCAAGATGGCTTTGACTAAACTTCAGAACTGCATAAAGTAACCAAAGTGATGATGGAACTGTGAGACCGAAGTTCATTTGACTAGAATCTGGTGGTAGGAGGGCATGTACTATTTGTTGAAAAGGGAATTGATCATTGGCTAATGCAGGGATGAGAAAGAGGGATACTTGCTCAGAAAATGCTGAGCACAGAATGTCTTTACAAAACTGGCACAAAATAAGATTACTGAAAATAGAGAATGTGCAACCATTAATCAAACCATTTGTATTTCCATTACacaatattatcaatatggGTGTAATCTTACTTAGCTGGGTGATTTGTCATAGCTTTTACAACTAACAGTGGTTTCTTAATGAAATCTAAGATTGCTCCGGCGACTGGTGTCGGTGGGATAGGACTTGATTCTAAACTCGATGGTACACGATTTTCCAAGAGTTTACGCATGACCTGGAAATAACCTGTTAGGAGGAGAACAATAAATCATCTATCTGAAATTCTCGGTAGTCAATCGAACGATATAAATGCGACTTGAGGACTTACCTTTTTCAAcgagataaatcattaatgaaTTGACGATATTCGAGGAAAGATCAGAACTTGAGCAATGTTGTTCATAGGAGGCTGTTTTCGTAAACAATTCAAGCATCCTCATTGGAAGAGCAATAGGAGACAATAGGGCTGCTATATTACCGAGGTACCTTCAAAAATAAAGCCATTTATGATgacagaatttgaaaaatgcaaCGATTAGATGCTAATATTACATTTTTCGTGATAGATATCTACCTGCAACATAAGCTAAGAAGTCTTTGCAATAAGTAGTAGGAACCATTTTTGTCACGACAGACACTGGCAGCTACTCCATCCTTGTATTTCAATACCAGCTGACAGAgtgaaatctaaaaattgtaGGTAGAAATTCATACGGATGAGTGATAGCAGAGCAAACTGACATGATCTAATTTTCATCCTTAATAGTTATGTTACCAATCTATCAGCATCAACTGCATCtttatagaaaaataataGCTTTCTCATCATTGAGAATATATCAGTGACGTCAAATTCCAGTCCGACTTTTTTCAGCTTGACCAAAAGTTCATCATATTGATTTCGTTGATCAGTTTTCTaccgaaagaaaaaaatacatacaatTTTCACAAAAACTTAAAATAGAACAATAGAAGTTCTTGATAACATGATTTGACTATGAAGATCTATAAAAACATACCTGTAGTTGTCGGACCAAATGACCTCGATAGAATGACTGAATTGTCAGAGCACTTGTAACATGTTTGCGATGATCCTGCAAAACTACTCCAattagaaaattgatttctttatAGATTCAGAAATTACAATGACAATACTCACTTCTCTTTTTTGTCTTTCTATTTGGTTCTTGAGCAGTAGTGAAGCAGTTCTTtcctgaaataatatttacacGAATTGCATTCCTTCCCTATCATaatcaattaaaacaattGTTTGGGCTAATAAACCTTAGCCTATATCAAATACTGACCTGCTTACTGGCACCCGACAAAGACTGCACCGGTCTTCGTTTGTAATCACCTTCAAAACTAAACATTGCTAGCGGTATCCAATACCTAAAAGTAAAATCTGATAGTACTCCAGGCCTGCTCAAGTTCCCAACTTGAATATCGACGACATTATTTGTCATTTAATtggattgattgatttgaattcaaattgaaaatccaAAATAAATCAAGCTTTTTGTCTGAAATTAAATCCAGCTTTCCGAAGCTTTATGGGGAAGCTTAAGGCCTagtatttttcaaaacattcgTATTCACCGCCCTTTATTCGTGTTCAGGCTATAACATATAAAAGTTTACCTTCTATGCGAAGAATAATGTCAAAtcattcaataattataattttgaTTCCAAGGTATTTCACTGGTCACGGTTCGAACACGGAAAACGGTAAATGACGCATTATGGATTCGGACATGAGACATACTGTTGATTAGCCCAGGCGGCGAAACCAGAGAGACTGAGAGAAATAACAgctcaaaataaacaacaaaaaagaaataatttttcaaatatgattaCGCAAAactctttattttcatattttgtaaaaaaaaatgtataactCATGTCCAAGAAAGTGGACAGATGCAATTATTCAAAAAGTGAATAGAAAACAGCTGTATCTGGCAATATCACAATTAGTGCAAATAAGCAAACGATATGTTTTATACTATTGAGTGTGTATAAGtttaaaattaacaaaatAGTTATTGTCTAATCATCTATCAAATAAATactgtatcaaaaatatacaaaagaACACAGGGCACATACAATAATAACTGTTCTATGATTGGCACAATTGGCTATATACAGTCCCAAACAACGTAGATTAATGCTCGAGAAACATCATCAAGACCACCAGAAAATCTACGATTTTTGTGCGGGACATTTATAGTTTTGGCTTATAGCCTGCTTGTATTTTCTTTACTTTCAGCATTTGAAACTTATTAAGTTTGAAAGGCTCTTCAAGAAGTATTTCCTCAGTCAAAGAAAGAAACATTGCACCATCTATAAGATTTTCCATGAATTTCATGGTCAAATCACTGAGTGCATTGAACCTTAGCAATTTTGATACTTCAACTACACTCAGCGTTGATAAATCTTCAGGTATCTCATCTAGTGATCGAAAATTAGATGAAGAGCCAGCCGAACTACTGTTAATTTGATTATTGACAACAGATTCCTCGGCCTCAGGAcgctcatcaaatattgggaTAGTATAAATATCCTCTTCTTCATTACAATCAATGATTTCAGCCTCATGCTTTAATGGGGGAACAGTGTTCAATGGTTTATCAAATCTGATAGCCAATACTTCGTCATAAAATTCTTCCGGACTGGTTATATCTGCTTTACTTTTAGACCTGAAAAGACCAGCCACTTTCTTTTTCAATCCTCGACTTTTCCTTCGGCGTGAATGTTCCGGCAATGGGATAGATTGTGCATCTTGATAAATTTCAGCCATCACTCCAGAccctgataatgatatactTCGTGCAGGAACAGAGGGTTTGTCctgtaaaaatatgaaataataagaGTCCGTATACTCAAAAAATAAACACTCGTCTAAAAGTGAGCCTATAAATGCTTACTGTTTTATCTCCAACATTATACTCGGCTGTATTTTCCACAGCTTCCTCCTGTAGGTCGCGGTAAACAAACGTCTGAATAGGTGGAGCTTTACCCTTAGCTGGCAGAGGAAGAACATTAGGCTCAGGTTCTTTCACCTCAGGCTTtactgaaataagaaaaattgttGTCAGTAGGCGCTAATCATAGTTTAGAAACATAATAGTCAAATACCAGTATCTGATGTTTTACTTTTCTTTTGTGTTGGAAGCGCTGGTTTTTCTAAGCTGCTAGTATAAGATTGTATTCTAACACGATCTTCATATGGAGAAATAGCGTTCCATCTACTCAGCAGGGCAGGATTGAAGCCAATCTTTCTCAAAACGTCCATTATTCTATTGAAATATCCTGTGAGCCGCTCATCATTGACTgctttagaaaatgaaatttctttaACCACTGGATCACATGCAACCAATGGAAATAAAGCAACCTCAGTAAAGTTGTGCTTGCTTGTGAATGCCTCTATCATGTCTATCGAAAGGCAACAAATTGGAGCACAAATTGCATACTTTTGAGTGAATCTTTTCATCAGCACGAAACTTTCATTGTGAATAACTTTGGAGCTGAGCCCCGAGAGAAAGGGCATCCCTTTAAATCTTTTGAACTGGATCCGCAGTGGAAATTGGTCAAATGTATCAAGAAGCTCTTTCAGATTGACATAGTCTGTTTCATCTGGTAAGACGGTAAAATCACCATTGAAATCTAGTGGCAGCAAAATTCTGCTGTTGTCGTTTTGAATACAACAGAGCAAAAATGCGTTCTTTCGTTGCCAAACAGGATATTCCAACAATTCCAGTACACCACCGGACTCAATTCGGGTGTTAGATGAGGGTAATCTTATAGTTTGATTAACTTTAACAAATCTTGGCATAGGCCTATGGACGACCAATTCTGCAACTGTGTTGTAGCTATGAATTTCAGTCCGCTGTTTTAATCTCCTGACAGGTGCATCAATATCAACTGGAATGCAACACTTCTGATTATCGGGAAGGTTGGCCAGGCATTCTTCAGGTATGGCTTCTATCATTTCCTTCTGCTGAATGCCGATAAAACAGTAAACGACACCGGCATCTATGCTATCTTCATTTTCCTCGCCAAAGAAGCTATCTTCAGCTTTAACAATACATGGTAACGTGGAGCTGTCGCCACAACTGTTACTACAACTATCACCACATTCTACTTTCTTCAACAAATCAGAAAGGACAATTTTTGTCTCACCCCATGTCAACTCTTCACCCCAATCAAAAGCATTCACTGGCGAAAATTCTAATTCTGCCAAATAATCATCCATGTCGTCGCTATCCGAGTCCCTTCATGACGATTGGACATATATTTTTAAACCAATCCGGGCGTTTTAGTTTCATTCTCGGACTTCCTGGTTCAAAATTTGTTTGACATTTAAATAACTACGATGTTTAATAATCGATGTAATGATTAATCTGGAAGTATGTAATTCCCCGACCGGTTTTTTAATCTGCCCCGGTGTGCTCAAGGTCGTTTACCGAAGCCGACGGGCCGAAAGAAGTGAAAGTCATGTACAAATTTCGTTGTTGTCTCGCCGGTCATCAAAAAGATGTTAGAGCGCTCTGCTCTATTTGTATTCCAGATGGTTCATTTGTTTCTGGATCTCGTGACCTAACGAGTCGTTTATGGAGCACATCAGGGTAAACTCACTGTTATTATTCTAACTGGTACTCTCCTCACACCACCTAATCGAAGATTcgaatgtctatttcaacctgacttgagactGAGAGCATtccaggtggcctagctcgctcatttttggtagtacatacctgataaaggtcttagtaGGACCAGAGAGGACaagcagtcgacctaaatcatcatttttaatccatttgaaactgtattgaaggatatccaaaaagtcttcactgaaaggggttgaatgaagagaagtgactccatgatttgaaagtttaacaatatgtttccatgcctacgtacCAAACTTCatttggtaggcatggagacatatgtacaatttcaaaatgaattaatttattgTAAACCCTATAGACATAGTAAATAAAGACTAAGGGATTTGGAGCACATTGTGATATATTAGCTGGTGTTTGATCGtcttattattgatatttcagttcTGTATACTCAGAAGTTCAGTGTTTCAGAGGACACAGCAATTTCATATCCGCTGTTTGTTGTATGCCACCAAATGAGAAATATCCAAATGGTTTGATATTCACCGGTAGCAATGACTCTAACATACTTGCATTTTCATTAGATGCAATTGATCCATTGTACAAATTATTTGGACATACGGATACAGGTGACTTTCTTATAACTTCCGTATTGTTACATTTTTACATCGATCTTGTATGATCTTGTGTGATGTGAATGGTGTTTATCATTGTATTTCAGTGTGTTGCCTTGCTGCCGGGAAATTTGGAACATTGATCAGTGGCTCATGGGATGCAACTGCAAAAGTGTGGCTTAATCAAAAAAATGTCATGACTTTATCAGGTGAGGTATTTATTATTGACCTCGTATCATTTATCTAGATAACTTTATTATTTCAGAAACTgttgttttcaaaaaaatataccCAAGTTGAACTGTCATAATTTTCTTGGATTTTAGGTCATGAGGCATCAGTATGGGCTGTAGGTATTATGCCTGAGCAAGGATATATGATAACTGGTTCAGCagataaatcaatcaaaatttggAAAGCCGGGAAATGTGAACGCACATTAAAAGGTACAGTATTTGAAATCTTTTAGTTCTTGGTGCGGGTTTCGTTAACTCTagttgaaaaattttcaatgatgaattatcttttatttttagGTCACACAGACTGTGTTCGTGGAATTGCTGTCCTGTCAGGTGTTGAATTTTTAAGTTGTTCGAATGATGCTACTGTAAGAAGATGGTTAATCTCCGGTGAATGTGTGCAGACTTACTACGGTCATAGTAACTTTATATATAGCATCGCCATTTTGCCGAATGGACAGGATTTTGTAACATCAGGTGAAGATAGAACAATGCGGGTGTGGAAAGGTGGAGAGTGTGTGCAGACTATCACACATCCTGCTACATCAGTGTGGACAGTATGTACTTTATCAAATGGCGATGTCATCACTGGATCAAGGTTAGAATCATTGTAATGTCAACCATCATATTGGTACCAGGGCTTAGCATGGTTTGTAAAGTTTTTCTAAGCTCACGTCTTTTTTCAGCGATGGAATGATTCGTATATTCTCCGAATCACCGGATAGAATTGCAGAGCCGGAACAGATTCAGCAATTTGAAGAAGAAGTTTCCGCTTCAACTATCCCTAGCCAAGTAGGCGACGTGAAAATGGAAGATCTTCCCGGTCCTGAAGTTCTTACTGAACCAGGTTGGTAGGTTTGAGGTGAAACTTGTAAGTGTTAAAGGgatgattttatttgcaaccatatctttttaatcagGTGAAAAGGATGGCTTTGTGAGGTTGGTTCGTGTTGATAATAAAGCTGAAGCTCATCAGTGGAACGCGGCTGAATCTAGATGGATTAAGATCGGTGATGTGACAGGCTCAAGCGGTGGCTCGCAGGAAACTTCAGGAAAAGTCCTCTATGAAGGAAAGGTAAAATAGCATTAAAATGGACAATTTCATATGTAATACTTACGATGGACAATAAGACTGTACGTATTTGATAGGAATACGATTATGTATTTGATGTGGATATTGAGGAAGGGAAACCACCCCTGAAACTGCCTTACAACCGCATTGATGACCCGTGGCATGTCGCTCAACAGTTTATTTATAAACACAATCTCAGCCAACTATTTCTCGATCAGATAGCCAACTTCATTGTTGATAATGCTAAGGGAGGTGCTAATGTAGGATCTACTGCTCCTACACAATCTTATGTCGATCCATTCACTGGTAAGTCAGAATTTGATTTCGGAGAATTcatttgttgaatattgtgtgataatattcatattgttACCATAGGTGGTGGACGTTATGTACCAGGTAGTTCAAGTGAGGATAATGCTGCGATTGCAGCTCGTACAAATATTGCTGATCCATTTACAGGTAAACTGAATCATTACTCGCATACTTTTCCAACATTCAGCAGAGTACATTAACGTATTATAATGTTTCAGGTGGAGGCCGTTATATCCCAGGAAGTGTGACTACCGGTAGTTCTGTAGGTAGTAATTCGGGCGGTGGTGATCCATTTACAGGTACTGTCCACTCAGTTGGATTGATTTGAGGGATTTGGATTTTCGATTGCAAATTCATGTGTATGTTATAATTTCAGGTGCTTCTAGTTACCGTACAGGTGGTTCCAGTCAAGCACAACCAGTTAATAATATCCCCAAGTATTTTCCCAAGTCTGACTACATATTTTCCGACGCTGCTAATATAGCTGCAATTGTTGGTATGTTCTTCTACATCTCAAgccttttattttcatgattgCCATGGTTTGTGCTTAGATCCATCTTTCACCAATTAATTACAGGCAAAATGAAGGAACTTAATGAGAAGCTAGATGGCAGTCTCAGAGTAGATGCTGAATACTTCACCGAGTTATCTCGTAGTTtagaaaattccaattttaGCCAGAACGTTCTTCAGATTCTCAGCTCATTACTGAAATGGCCGAGGGGTGAGTAAATCGATTGAACTtgtaagatatatatatattatatagagGTATATATATTGCTATTAGATGTTCTTGTCTAAAATGacaatgaattattgatatttttagattcattgtTACCTATCTTGGATGCTATTCGGTTAGCTTTGCGTACAGCGGATGCAACGAAATACTTCTTGAATCAAACATTCCTACAGTTCTTGATCAACACTATTGAAACCGATGCAGTACTGGCTAATCAGCTGCTAGCTTTACGAATTCTCGGCAACTTGTTCCGATACGATGACAGCTGTATGGTAATGGTGAATCAAAGAGACTCTGTGATATCTGCCGCATTGCATCTCAAGGAAAAGACTAATAAAAGTTTACAGATAGCTCTTAGTACCTTGCTGTTGAATTATTCAATCGCGATGACCAAATACAATCGACAGGATATGGAAGCAATGACCCAATGTCTTTTGGCTATAACTTCTGCACTGCATACCCAAAAAGACCACGAAGCCTCTTTCCGTCTTTTGGTTAGTATTGGAAATCTTATAATGGTCCAAGACAGCGTAAAAGATCTGACAAAATCACTTGACATATTACCTCGCCTTGTTGAGCTTTCTGCTGTTAGTGAGCCGCAAAAATTAGGGAGTTGTGCTCAAAGCATATTAAAAATTATCCAATGATCTTTGCCCGTAAGATTTGTGTTAATGCTAGGTtttattgtacatgtacaatTCATGCATATTTCACCAATTACCACATTTACTGTTGTCGCTTTATGTAAATCTGTTTATTCTACATCGAAAATGTATGCGTATTTAATGCGGACAAATGAAGCATTATAAACACAAGTATGTATGAAGCATCTTGAATGTTCTATTCTCAACATGTGTTGAAGTTCCTTGGCTTGTGAATTACTTTGCAATTCAATTACTTTATGTTGCTTACAATTTTATATTGGAATGAGGTACATGCGTACGAATGTTTACTTCATATACAATCATTAATGGTGATGAAGTAAAAGGTAATAAATCAGTTTGTATTTAAATACTAGTGGTTCTTATTTAGGATACTAGGAGTTTCGAATCATTTGGTCGTGTAGCTGGCATCTTAGTTTCTTCGTACATAAACAACATACATTTATTCACaataataaattctttatGGTTTTAGATATTTGTTGCTCCTATCTCCACCACTGGCTCCTAGATGGATAAACAGTAGATCTTAATGAGATCATGGCCTAATTTCACAAAGCTTATTTACTATCATTGAGTTAAGAGAAAAGAGGACACTTGTCATTTAGTAACAGTTGAGCCTCATTATTACAATTCTATTTGAGACAAAATCCATTTATTACGATGATTTCCAAAATGTCCAGCttagatattgatattaatcAAGCTTTGGATAATACAAAA is a window of Tubulanus polymorphus chromosome 2, tnTubPoly1.2, whole genome shotgun sequence DNA encoding:
- the LOC141898423 gene encoding uncharacterized protein LOC141898423 — its product is MDDYLAELEFSPVNAFDWGEELTWGETKIVLSDLLKKVECGDSCSNSCGDSSTLPCIVKAEDSFFGEENEDSIDAGVVYCFIGIQQKEMIEAIPEECLANLPDNQKCCIPVDIDAPVRRLKQRTEIHSYNTVAELVVHRPMPRFVKVNQTIRLPSSNTRIESGGVLELLEYPVWQRKNAFLLCCIQNDNSRILLPLDFNGDFTVLPDETDYVNLKELLDTFDQFPLRIQFKRFKGMPFLSGLSSKVIHNESFVLMKRFTQKYAICAPICCLSIDMIEAFTSKHNFTEVALFPLVACDPVVKEISFSKAVNDERLTGYFNRIMDVLRKIGFNPALLSRWNAISPYEDRVRIQSYTSSLEKPALPTQKKIKPEVKEPEPNVLPLPAKGKAPPIQTFVYRDLQEEAVENTAEYNVGDKTDKPSVPARSISLSGSGVMAEIYQDAQSIPLPEHSRRRKSRGLKKKVAGLFRSKSKADITSPEEFYDEVLAIRFDKPLNTVPPLKHEAEIIDCNEEEDIYTIPIFDERPEAEESVVNNQINSSSAGSSSNFRSLDEIPEDLSTLSVVEVSKLLRFNALSDLTMKFMENLIDGAMFLSLTEEILLEEPFKLNKFQMLKVKKIQAGYKPKL
- the LOC141898421 gene encoding phospholipase A-2-activating protein-like, with product MYKFRCCLAGHQKDVRALCSICIPDGSFVSGSRDLTSRLWSTSGSVYSEVQCFRGHSNFISAVCCMPPNEKYPNGLIFTGSNDSNILAFSLDAIDPLYKLFGHTDTVCCLAAGKFGTLISGSWDATAKVWLNQKNVMTLSGHEASVWAVGIMPEQGYMITGSADKSIKIWKAGKCERTLKGHTDCVRGIAVLSGVEFLSCSNDATVRRWLISGECVQTYYGHSNFIYSIAILPNGQDFVTSGEDRTMRVWKGGECVQTITHPATSVWTVCTLSNGDVITGSSDGMIRIFSESPDRIAEPEQIQQFEEEVSASTIPSQVGDVKMEDLPGPEVLTEPGEKDGFVRLVRVDNKAEAHQWNAAESRWIKIGDVTGSSGGSQETSGKVLYEGKEYDYVFDVDIEEGKPPLKLPYNRIDDPWHVAQQFIYKHNLSQLFLDQIANFIVDNAKGGANVGSTAPTQSYVDPFTGGGRYVPGSSSEDNAAIAARTNIADPFTGGGRYIPGSVTTGSSVGSNSGGGDPFTGASSYRTGGSSQAQPVNNIPKYFPKSDYIFSDAANIAAIVGKMKELNEKLDGSLRVDAEYFTELSRSLENSNFSQNVLQILSSLLKWPRDSLLPILDAIRLALRTADATKYFLNQTFLQFLINTIETDAVLANQLLALRILGNLFRYDDSCMVMVNQRDSVISAALHLKEKTNKSLQIALSTLLLNYSIAMTKYNRQDMEAMTQCLLAITSALHTQKDHEASFRLLVSIGNLIMVQDSVKDLTKSLDILPRLVELSAVSEPQKLGSCAQSILKIIQ